In Gorilla gorilla gorilla isolate KB3781 chromosome 12, NHGRI_mGorGor1-v2.1_pri, whole genome shotgun sequence, the following are encoded in one genomic region:
- the REG1B gene encoding lithostathine-1-beta has translation MAQTNSFFMLISSLMFLSLSQGQESQTELPNPRISCPEGTNAYRSYCYYFNEDPETWVDADLYCQNMNSGNLVSVLTQAEGAFVASLIKESSTDDSNVWIGLHDPKKNRRWHWSSGSLVSYKSWDTGAPSSANAGYCASLTSCSGFKKWKDESCEKKFSFVCKFKN, from the exons ATGGCTCAGACCAACTCATTCTTCATGCTGATCTCCTCCCTGATGTTCCTGTCTCTGAGCCAAG gccAGGAGTCCCAGACAGAGCTGCCTAATCCTCGAATCAGCTGCCCAGAAGGCACCAATGCCTATCGCTCCTACTGCTACTACTTTAATGAAGACCCTGAGACCTGGGTTGATGCAGAT CTCTATTGCCAGAACATGAATTCAGGCAACCTGGTGTCTGTGCTCACCCAGGCGGAGGGTGCCTTCGTGGCCTCACTGATTAAGGAGAGTAGCACTGATGACAGCAATGTCTGGATTGGCCTCCATGACCCCAAAAAG AACCGCCGCTGGCACTGGAGTAGTGGGTCCCTGGTCTCCTACAAGTCCTGGGACACTGGAGCCCCGAGCAGTGCTAATGCTGGCTACTGTGCAAGCCTGACTTCATGCTCAG GATTCAAGAAATGGAAGGATGAATCTTGTGAGAAGAAGTTCTCCTTTGTTTGCAAGTTCAAAAACTAG